A section of the Pseudorasbora parva isolate DD20220531a chromosome 2, ASM2467924v1, whole genome shotgun sequence genome encodes:
- the lrrc4ba gene encoding leucine-rich repeat-containing protein 4B — protein sequence MRITTVTSLPSPSPLLLLLVQLLLRLILPGPEAVGAASTCPTPCSCSNQASRVICTRRNLEEVPESISNNTRYLNLQENSIQVIKSDTFKHLRHLEILQLSKNQIRQIEVGAFNGLPNLNTLELFDNRLTLVPSQAFEYLSKLRELWLRNNPIETLPGYAFHRVPSLRRLDLGELKKLDYISDAAFVGLINLRYLNLGMCGLKDIPNLTPLVRLEELELSGNRLEIIRPGSFQGLESLRKLWLMHSQMSVIERNAFDDLKNLEELNLSHNSLHSLPHDLFTPLQKLERVHLNHNPWVCNCDVLWLSWWLKETVPSNTTCCARCHAPPYLKGKYIGELDQSHFTCYAPVIVEPPTDLNVTEGMAAELKCRTGTSMTSVNWITPNGTLMTHGSYRVRISVLHDGTLNFTNVTLRDTGQYTCMVTNSAGNTTATAVLNVTAADVSVNYTYFTTVTVETVETAGEEDSALRNINETFIHIPGPTPSGHLWHEVVPTTASSLSILGSSSSPRATKPTFTVPISEPNYPSGLDDVMKTTKIIIGCFVAITFMAAVMLVVFYKLRKQHQLHKHHGPARAIEIINVEDEIGAGTGIRGSGISGGSTVPQGGSGGQSLRLHHPEIVNLPNIARAEHLNHYYKAHHFNNNMMGLGLGGGSGGGLNNNNNPSPCSQAQNTPISCTQVPVSAGSTSCSMPSSMPLPTLGIHGSLKGLMSKGQNPQIEPLLFKSGSKENVQETQI from the exons ATGCGCATCACCACGGTGACCAGCCTTCCTAGTCCCTCCCCCCTCCTCCTCTTATTGGTTCAGCTGCTGTTGCGGCTCATCCTCCCAGGCCCAGAAGCAGTAGGAGCCGCCTCCACCTGTCCCACGCCGTGCAGTTGCTCTAATCAAGCTAGTCGAGTGATCTGTACAAGACGAAACTTAGAAGAGGTGCCAGAAAGTATATCAAACAACACACGATACCTCAACTTACAGGAGAACTCGATACAG GTGATAAAATCAGACACATTCAAACATTTGCGGCACCTGGAGATCCTCCAGCTCTCCAAGAACCAGATTCGTCAAATAGAGGTGGGTGCTTTCAATGGCCTCCCAAACCTCAACACTCTGGAACTGTTCGACAACCGCCTCACGCTGGTGCCATCGCAAGCCTTTGAGTACCTCAGCAAGCTGCGAGAACTGTGGTTACGAAACAATCCAATCGAGACCTTACCAGGCTATGCCTTTCACCGCGTTCCCTCGCTGCGACGTCTTGATCTGGGCGAACTCAAAAAGCTGGATTATATATCTGACGCAGCCTTTGTTGGACTCATCAACCTGCGCTACCTGAACTTGGGTATGTGTGGCCTGAAGGACATCCCTAACTTGACTCCCCTGGTGCGACTGGAGGAGCTAGAGTTGTCTGGGAACCGTCTGGAAATAATCCGACCTGGATCCTTCCAAGGCCTGGAATCTTTGCGCAAACTATGGCTCATGCACTCTCAGATGTCGGTCATTGAGCGCAATGCTTTCGATGATCTCAAGAACCTTGAGGAGCTCAACCTCTCCCACAATTCCCTGCACTCTTTGCCACATGACCTTTTTACACCCTTGCAGAAGCTGGAGCGTGTTCATCTCAATCACAACCCTTGGGTGTGCAACTGTGACGTGCTGTGGCTAAGCTGGTGGCTGAAAGAAACCGTGCCAAGCAACACAACCTGTTGTGCGCGGTGCCACGCACCACCCTACCTGAAGGGAAAGTACATTGGTGAGCTGGACCAGAGCCATTTCACCTGCTATGCCCCTGTCATTGTGGAGCCACCCACTGACCTCAATGTGACCGAGGGCATGGCTGCTGAGCTCAAGTGTCGCACCGGTACCTCCATGACTTCTGTGAACTGGATCACACCGAATGGCACCCTAATGACCCATGGCTCTTATCGGGTGAGGATTTCCGTGCTGCATGATGGCACGCTGAATTTCACCAATGTAACTCTGCGTGACACTGGCCAATACACCTGCATGGTGACCAACTCAGCTGGGAACACTACGGCAACTGCTGTCCTGAATGTGACCGCAGCTGATGTTAGCGTCAACTACACCTACTTCACCACTGTCACTGTAGAAACTGTGGAGACTGCGGGAGAAGAAGATTCTGCATTGCGTAACATCAACGAGACCTTCATCCACATTCCCGGCCCGACACCTTCTGGGCACCTCTGGCATGAAGTTGTCCCCACTACTGCCTCTTCTCTCTCAATCCTTGGCTCATCGTCTTCTCCCCGAGCAACCAAACCCACTTTCACAGTCCCCATTTCTGAGCCCAACTACCCATCTGGACTAGATGATGTGATGAAGACCACCAAGATTATCATTGGTTGCTTTGTGGCCATTACCTTCATGGCCGCTGTCATGCTGGTGGTGTTCTACAAGCTGAGGAAGCAGCACCAGTTGCACAAACACCACGGGCCCGCAAGAGCCATTGAGATCATAAACGTCGAAGATGAGATCGGAGCCGGAACGGGCATCCGTGGCAGCGGCATCTCAGGAGGATCCACAGTACCGCAAGGAGGGTCCGGAGGACAGAGCTTGCGACTGCACCACCCTGAAATAGTCAACCTCCCAAACATTGCACGAGCAGAACATCTCAACCATTACTACAAGGCCCATCACTTCAACAATAACATGATGGGTCTGGGCCTTGGTGGAGGCTCGGGCGGAGGCctaaacaataacaacaacccTTCGCCCTGCTCCCAGGCCCAGAATACCCCCATCTCTTGCACGCAGGTGCCAGTCTCTGCAGGTAGTACATCTTGCTCCATGCCTTCTTCAATGCCTCTGCCGACCCTTGGCATCCACGGGTCACTGAAAGGCCTGATGAGTAAAGGGCAGAACCCACAGATCGAGCCATTACTCTTCAAGAGTGGCTCCAAGGAGAATGTTCAAGAAACCCAGATCTGA